The following proteins are encoded in a genomic region of Armatimonadota bacterium:
- a CDS encoding immunogenic protein, with the protein MAVVTSRRRAIRRIGLALLLVAAVGWPAAAQPRTFIAVATGGTAGVYFPLGAALAEIWSSRV; encoded by the coding sequence ATGGCAGTCGTCACATCCCGTCGCCGCGCCATCCGGCGCATCGGGCTCGCACTCCTGCTGGTCGCCGCGGTGGGCTGGCCGGCGGCGGCGCAGCCCCGCACCTTCATCGCCGTCGCCACCGGCGGGACGGCCGGGGTCTACTTCCCGCTGGGCGCGGCGCTGGCCGAGATCTGGTCGAGCCGCGT